A single Acetivibrio cellulolyticus CD2 DNA region contains:
- a CDS encoding CpaF/VirB11 family protein, which translates to MSRNLGLFYNVAKNKKEFTEVLNEIQEYISSKYATMIVNNSGSTEGANGNNQLGEQKQQITAYIAKYLADYSLSVEGMSADELIERLYTEMAEFSFLTQYLFVTNIEEININSWKDVKITYSDGRVVPSIERFNSPEHAVDVVRRLLHKSGMILDNSQPGVVGHLSNKIRITVLGNPITDSDKGVAASIRIINPQKLSREDFINNNTATAQMLDFLSICLRYGLSMCVTGSTGSGKTTLMSWILSSVPNEKRIFTIENGCREFDLVREDEDGNVVNSIVHTVTRYSEDKKQNIDQEKLLEYALTCNPDIICVGEMKSAEAFAAQEAARTGHAVITTTHANSCIATYNRMVTLCTQKYDIADKTLYNLVTEAFPIVMFVKKLEDGSRKVMEITECEILEDGTRKIHTLFRYNVVENKVVDGKLSIKGEYQKVNDISKSMQKRLLENGMPMSLFESIMGGVDV; encoded by the coding sequence ATGAGTAGAAATCTTGGCCTGTTTTATAATGTGGCAAAGAACAAAAAGGAATTTACTGAAGTTTTAAATGAAATACAAGAATACATTTCAAGTAAATATGCCACCATGATTGTAAATAATTCTGGTAGTACAGAAGGTGCAAATGGGAATAACCAGCTAGGAGAGCAAAAACAGCAAATTACTGCATACATTGCAAAATACCTTGCGGATTATAGCCTGAGTGTTGAAGGAATGAGTGCTGATGAGCTTATTGAGCGGTTATATACGGAAATGGCTGAGTTTTCTTTTCTCACCCAGTATCTGTTTGTTACAAATATTGAAGAAATCAATATTAATAGCTGGAAAGATGTTAAGATTACCTATTCAGATGGAAGAGTTGTTCCATCCATAGAGAGATTTAATAGTCCAGAACATGCTGTTGATGTGGTTAGAAGGCTGCTGCATAAATCGGGGATGATTCTTGATAACTCACAGCCCGGAGTTGTAGGACATCTTTCAAATAAAATCCGTATTACTGTTTTGGGTAATCCCATTACTGATTCAGATAAAGGAGTAGCAGCATCAATTCGTATCATCAATCCTCAAAAACTATCAAGAGAAGATTTTATCAATAACAATACAGCTACAGCCCAAATGCTTGACTTTCTAAGTATATGTTTAAGATATGGCCTATCCATGTGCGTTACAGGGAGTACGGGTTCAGGAAAAACTACTCTTATGAGTTGGATTCTATCCAGTGTCCCAAATGAAAAGCGTATTTTTACAATTGAAAATGGATGCCGTGAGTTTGATCTTGTTAGGGAAGATGAAGATGGTAATGTAGTAAATAGTATTGTACATACTGTTACCAGATACTCCGAAGATAAGAAGCAAAATATAGACCAGGAAAAATTACTTGAGTATGCTCTTACATGTAACCCGGATATTATCTGTGTAGGAGAGATGAAGTCAGCAGAAGCTTTTGCAGCACAAGAGGCTGCAAGAACAGGGCATGCCGTTATTACCACAACTCATGCCAATAGCTGTATAGCTACTTACAACCGAATGGTCACTTTATGTACCCAAAAGTATGATATTGCAGACAAGACATTGTATAACCTTGTAACGGAAGCCTTTCCCATAGTGATGTTTGTAAAAAAACTTGAGGATGGCAGCCGCAAAGTGATGGAGATAACAGAATGTGAAATTTTAGAGGATGGAACGAGGAAAATTCATACTTTGTTTCGCTACAATGTTGTTGAAAACAAGGTTGTAGATGGCAAATTATCTATCAAAGGAGAATATCAGAAAGTAAATGATATTTCAAAGAGTATGCAAAAAAGACTTCTTGAAAATGGGATGCCAATGAGTTTGTTTGAAAGCATAATGGGAGGAGTTGATGTATAG
- a CDS encoding type II secretion system F family protein translates to MFLILMALVGLILGSFLLLNLSIFEFAENLLKPFQNRKRTISKKIEEVKNPKPLRGIRKTVKEAGDVLTLMGKEAKFGMVFAISFILMVAGIFASILMENIFMIPVAAIGLSLIPFWYLIFISHSFKKQVNAELETALSIITSSYFRNESIITAVQENIGYINPPISNAFKAFLTQANMINVNVKQALNDMKSKLNHHVFSEWVDAMIACQEDKTLKTTLTPIISKLSDVRIVSAELDYLMYEPLKEFITMALLLVLNIPLIYFLNKDWFRVLVDTVLGKGILAVCTLAIFVSLAAVIRITRPIEYKR, encoded by the coding sequence ATGTTTTTGATATTGATGGCTCTAGTTGGTTTGATTTTAGGTTCTTTTCTGCTTTTAAATCTATCTATTTTTGAGTTTGCAGAAAATCTTTTAAAGCCATTTCAAAACCGCAAAAGAACCATAAGTAAAAAGATAGAAGAAGTAAAAAATCCAAAGCCTTTAAGGGGAATTAGAAAAACTGTAAAAGAAGCAGGAGATGTATTAACACTAATGGGAAAGGAAGCTAAATTCGGAATGGTGTTTGCTATCTCATTTATACTTATGGTGGCAGGTATTTTTGCTTCGATCTTGATGGAGAATATTTTCATGATTCCCGTTGCTGCAATAGGTTTATCCCTCATTCCTTTTTGGTATCTGATATTTATATCTCATTCTTTTAAAAAACAGGTAAATGCAGAATTGGAAACAGCCTTATCTATTATTACATCAAGCTATTTTAGAAATGAAAGCATAATTACGGCTGTTCAAGAGAACATAGGCTATATCAATCCACCTATATCTAATGCATTTAAAGCATTTTTGACACAGGCAAATATGATTAATGTCAATGTGAAGCAGGCACTTAATGATATGAAATCAAAGCTCAATCATCATGTCTTTAGTGAATGGGTAGATGCAATGATTGCATGCCAAGAGGATAAAACCCTAAAAACTACGCTTACACCCATTATCTCAAAGCTTTCGGATGTCAGAATTGTATCAGCTGAGTTGGATTATCTGATGTATGAACCGTTGAAGGAGTTTATCACGATGGCACTGCTGTTAGTTTTGAATATTCCGCTCATCTACTTCCTGAATAAAGATTGGTTCAGAGTGCTTGTAGATACTGTATTGGGAAAAGGAATATTGGCGGTATGTACATTGGCTATTTTTGTTTCCTTGGCAGCAGTGATAAGAATTACAAGACCAATAGAGTATAAAAGATAA
- a CDS encoding JAB domain-containing protein, translating into MEHPSIIEPNKQQLDKINILNEFISCYRLLKLYEMDNRMTLNSSTKAGEYFVSILGGVKDKEKFVVAFLDKGNNVIETKVLSEGSIGEAVVYPRAVLKAALDCDCKSMIVAHNHPGGSMVPSLQDKEITQILVSIFTPLQINVLDHIIVANNSYLSMEERGMIPKAAENIFYDPIRSNNVSTAKEVEKDFDISLDDSTKSFGFMGQDTEEESEWER; encoded by the coding sequence TTGGAACACCCTAGCATTATTGAGCCTAATAAGCAACAACTCGATAAAATTAATATACTGAATGAATTCATATCATGCTATAGGCTTCTTAAACTGTATGAAATGGATAACAGGATGACACTCAATTCTTCAACAAAAGCTGGGGAGTATTTTGTTTCAATTCTAGGAGGAGTCAAGGATAAAGAGAAATTTGTGGTTGCGTTTTTAGATAAAGGTAACAATGTTATTGAAACAAAGGTTTTATCGGAAGGAAGCATCGGCGAAGCTGTTGTTTATCCAAGAGCTGTTTTGAAAGCGGCTCTTGATTGTGACTGTAAATCAATGATTGTTGCTCACAACCATCCTGGTGGGAGCATGGTCCCTTCTCTGCAGGATAAAGAAATTACGCAGATTTTGGTCTCAATTTTTACACCACTTCAGATAAATGTTCTTGATCACATTATTGTTGCAAATAACAGCTATCTTTCAATGGAAGAGAGGGGAATGATTCCAAAGGCAGCAGAAAACATCTTTTATGATCCGATACGTTCTAATAATGTTTCAACTGCAAAGGAAGTAGAAAAAGATTTTGATATTTCTTTGGATGATTCTACCAAAAGCTTTGGCTTTATGGGGCAAGACACTGAGGAGGAAAGTGAATGGGAGAGATAA
- a CDS encoding DUF4320 family protein yields MNKKGNSFVDACVVVLVIAMLLAIVIKVMPVFIAKQQLDTFASELCRTAEISGKIGIDTTVKSEQLSNETGLKPTIVWSKVGDIQLNEEFKVTLTTNVNIGLFGDFASFPITLTAKATGVSEVYHK; encoded by the coding sequence ATGAATAAAAAGGGGAACAGTTTTGTGGATGCATGTGTTGTTGTATTGGTAATTGCCATGCTTTTAGCTATTGTTATCAAAGTTATGCCAGTGTTTATAGCAAAGCAGCAGTTAGATACATTTGCAAGCGAGCTATGCAGAACAGCTGAAATATCGGGTAAAATCGGAATTGATACAACAGTGAAATCAGAACAACTTTCCAATGAAACCGGATTAAAACCGACAATAGTGTGGTCAAAGGTTGGTGATATACAGCTTAATGAGGAGTTTAAAGTTACTTTAACTACAAATGTTAATATAGGCCTCTTTGGAGATTTTGCATCATTTCCTATAACTTTGACTGCTAAAGCAACAGGCGTATCGGAGGTATACCACAAATGA
- a CDS encoding DUF6550 family protein, producing MEKMTPKKQKGLIVSGLLLLCVAIMVGIFSFIGKDKNISEVPIAMQPTDNAAYMDEIKDTTTPIPIQRTVTEVSPTIIENDTEVEATTTSNNIQLTEALEKPEPPEKPKTALSTEKPHEKPKDKELTNPDKKPQTTVKPIEPDKSKDKTPQGGETNDKGETYVPGFGWVKDSGANVGEKSDSDGDWNKQIGDMN from the coding sequence ATGGAAAAGATGACTCCCAAAAAACAAAAGGGATTAATTGTATCAGGGTTGCTGTTACTTTGTGTTGCAATTATGGTAGGAATATTTTCATTCATTGGTAAAGATAAAAATATTTCTGAAGTTCCTATTGCCATGCAACCAACAGATAATGCTGCATATATGGATGAAATCAAGGATACTACAACACCTATTCCTATTCAACGTACTGTTACAGAAGTTTCTCCCACTATTATAGAGAATGATACAGAGGTTGAAGCTACAACAACGTCTAATAATATTCAATTAACAGAAGCGTTAGAGAAACCAGAACCACCAGAAAAGCCGAAAACAGCATTGAGTACAGAAAAACCACATGAAAAGCCAAAAGATAAAGAATTGACCAATCCAGATAAAAAGCCACAAACAACAGTGAAACCTATTGAACCTGACAAGTCAAAAGATAAAACTCCTCAAGGGGGAGAAACAAACGATAAAGGTGAAACATATGTACCAGGCTTTGGATGGGTGAAAGATAGTGGAGCAAACGTTGGAGAAAAAAGTGATTCGGATGGAGATTGGAATAAACAAATAGGAGATATGAATTAA